The Blattabacterium sp. DPU genome includes a window with the following:
- the pncB gene encoding nicotinate phosphoribosyltransferase, translating to MNNFSIVSSLLDNDFYKFTMQNAVIKLFPFAKAKYEFINRGSHPFPKNFAKILKENLNKMAYLKLSNEERIYLEKYCPYLDSSYLDFLNKYQYNPKEVNILQKGENIQMHIEGLWSSTILWEVPLMAIMSELYYKLTGARKISEKKITKITKEKLKKYKKLQVKIVEYGTRRRYSYKVHKLVLKILTEEGPPFFIGSSNVHFSHIFSIKPIGTQGHEWIMFHAAKYGFNIADCVAMENWLNIYKGNLGIALSDTYTSPIFFKNFNKKLSNLFKGVRHDSGDPIFFAKETIKHYKKFKINPIRKKIIFSDNLDPHKVAYISSFCRNKINTCFGIGTNFTNDVGLPSMNIVIKMVKALPKKKWISVVKLSNVQEKSTGEKNMIFLAKKILHI from the coding sequence ATGAATAATTTTTCTATTGTATCATCATTATTAGATAATGATTTTTATAAGTTTACCATGCAAAATGCTGTCATAAAATTATTTCCATTTGCAAAAGCGAAATATGAATTTATAAATAGAGGAAGTCATCCTTTTCCTAAAAATTTTGCTAAAATATTGAAGGAAAATTTAAATAAAATGGCTTATTTAAAACTTTCAAATGAAGAAAGAATCTATTTAGAAAAATATTGCCCTTATTTAGATTCTTCTTATTTAGATTTTTTAAATAAATATCAATATAATCCAAAAGAAGTAAATATTCTTCAAAAAGGAGAAAATATACAAATGCATATAGAAGGATTATGGAGTAGTACTATATTATGGGAAGTTCCTTTAATGGCGATAATGTCTGAACTATATTATAAATTAACAGGAGCTAGAAAAATATCCGAAAAAAAAATAACGAAAATAACTAAAGAAAAATTAAAAAAATATAAAAAATTACAAGTTAAAATTGTAGAATATGGAACAAGAAGAAGATATTCTTATAAAGTCCATAAATTAGTATTAAAAATATTAACAGAAGAAGGCCCTCCTTTCTTCATAGGAAGCAGTAATGTTCATTTTTCTCATATCTTTTCAATTAAACCGATAGGAACTCAAGGACATGAATGGATTATGTTTCATGCAGCAAAATATGGATTTAACATAGCTGATTGTGTAGCTATGGAAAATTGGTTGAACATTTATAAAGGAAATTTAGGAATAGCTTTATCCGATACATATACATCCCCAATTTTTTTTAAAAACTTTAATAAGAAACTGTCCAATCTTTTTAAAGGAGTAAGACATGATAGTGGAGATCCTATTTTTTTTGCCAAAGAAACAATAAAACATTATAAAAAATTTAAAATAAATCCTATAAGAAAAAAAATTATATTTTCGGACAATCTAGATCCACATAAAGTGGCTTATATTTCTTCTTTTTGTAGAAATAAAATAAATACCTGTTTTGGAATAGGAACTAATTTCACTAATGACGTAGGTTTACCTTCAATGAACATTGTCATAAAAATGGTTAAAGCTCTTCCAAAAAAAAAATGGATATCAGTGGTAAAACTTTCTAATGTTCAAGAAAAATCTACAGGTGAAAAAAATATGATTTTTTTAGCCAAAAAAATTCTTCATATATAA
- a CDS encoding RNA recognition motif domain-containing protein encodes MDNTKLYVGNLSYDMTEQELKKYFESVGEVTHAKIIFDESTSNKKSKGFGFIEMSNEENAKQAIEKLNGTELMGRNIIVSVARPRIRRDY; translated from the coding sequence ATGGACAATACGAAACTATACGTAGGGAATTTATCTTATGATATGACAGAACAAGAATTAAAAAAATATTTCGAATCTGTAGGAGAAGTGACTCATGCTAAAATAATTTTTGATGAATCTACATCAAATAAAAAAAGTAAAGGATTTGGTTTTATAGAAATGTCAAATGAAGAAAATGCAAAACAAGCTATAGAAAAATTAAATGGAACAGAACTTATGGGGAGGAATATTATTGTATCTGTAGCAAGGCCAAGAATAAGAAGAGACTATTAG
- the dapA gene encoding 4-hydroxy-tetrahydrodipicolinate synthase, with the protein MEKLYGTGVALVTPFKKDGKIDFNGLEKLVKYVLDNNVDYLVALGTTAETATLKEEEKWDVVKCIQSTNYKQLPLVLGIGGNNTENVIRKINSIKNLSDFYAILSVSPYYNRPSQEGIYQHFKSIVNCTEANIILYNVPKRTGSNIIPDTVLRLSHDFKNIIGIKEASGNILQSYNILKNRPKNFSVISGDDFMALPVILGGGEGLISVIAQGLPEKISNMVSLAREENNVKKAFSIFYNIIEIIDIIYEEGNPTGIKTLLDIIGICNSYVRLPLLVGSHYLRKKILHLLNNNELCSMKKYKKD; encoded by the coding sequence ATGGAAAAATTATACGGAACAGGTGTAGCGTTAGTTACCCCTTTTAAAAAGGATGGAAAAATTGATTTCAATGGACTTGAAAAACTTGTAAAATATGTTTTGGATAATAATGTTGATTATTTAGTTGCATTGGGAACAACAGCAGAAACAGCTACTCTAAAAGAAGAAGAAAAATGGGATGTTGTAAAATGTATTCAAAGTACTAATTATAAACAACTTCCTTTAGTATTGGGAATAGGAGGAAATAATACAGAAAATGTTATAAGAAAAATAAATAGCATAAAAAACTTATCTGATTTTTATGCTATTCTTTCAGTTTCTCCTTATTATAATAGACCATCTCAAGAAGGAATATATCAACATTTCAAATCTATTGTTAATTGTACGGAGGCTAATATTATTCTGTATAATGTACCTAAGAGAACTGGATCTAATATTATACCGGATACGGTTTTACGTTTATCTCATGATTTCAAAAATATAATAGGAATAAAAGAAGCGTCAGGAAATATTTTGCAATCTTATAATATTTTAAAGAATAGACCCAAAAATTTTAGTGTAATATCAGGAGATGATTTTATGGCATTACCAGTTATTTTAGGTGGGGGAGAAGGTCTTATTTCTGTGATTGCTCAAGGACTTCCTGAAAAAATTTCTAATATGGTCTCCTTAGCAAGAGAGGAGAATAATGTTAAAAAAGCTTTTTCTATCTTTTATAATATTATTGAGATTATAGATATTATTTATGAAGAAGGAAATCCTACAGGAATCAAAACTTTATTAGATATAATAGGAATATGTAATTCATATGTAAGATTACCATTGTTAGTTGGATCTCATTATTTAAGAAAAAAAATATTACATTTACTAAATAATAATGAATTATGTTCAATGAAAAAATACAAAAAGGATTAA
- a CDS encoding ferritin — protein MFNEKIQKGLIRQLNRELESSHIYLYMASCIEKKGYEGICEFLYDHSNEERIHMLKLIRYINKRGGNVFLDNNISIINITYISLKDLFLKLFEHEQKISKEINSLVEVSLQEKDYFTYNFLQWYVEEQIEEEALIKMILDKIELIGGDKGGLYLFDKDMKNIHKNKKL, from the coding sequence ATGTTCAATGAAAAAATACAAAAAGGATTAATAAGACAACTAAATAGAGAATTAGAATCTTCTCATATATATTTATATATGGCTTCTTGTATAGAAAAAAAAGGTTATGAAGGAATATGTGAATTTTTATATGATCATTCAAATGAAGAAAGAATCCATATGTTAAAGTTGATTAGATACATTAATAAAAGAGGAGGAAATGTTTTTTTGGATAATAATATATCAATTATTAATATAACATATATATCTCTAAAAGATTTGTTTTTGAAATTATTTGAACATGAACAAAAAATTTCCAAAGAAATAAATTCTTTAGTAGAAGTTTCTTTGCAAGAAAAAGATTATTTTACATATAATTTTTTACAATGGTATGTTGAAGAACAAATAGAAGAAGAAGCTTTGATTAAAATGATTTTGGATAAAATCGAATTAATAGGGGGAGATAAAGGTGGATTATATTTATTTGACAAAGACATGAAAAATATCCATAAAAATAAAAAATTATGA
- the fsa gene encoding fructose-6-phosphate aldolase, with translation MKFFIDTANLEEIDEARSLGMLDGVTTNPSLISKESVSNQRDVHKHYISICKRLKNDENVSIEVISTSYHDMVKEGEELALLHPKIVVKIPITKNGIRAIKHFYNKKIKTNCTLIFSMGQALLAAKAGASYISPFLGRLDDVSYNGLNLIQNIKNVYDTYHFKTKILAASIRNPLHITECSKIGIHAVTSPINVIRSLLNHPLTDIGLNKFIKDFQNKIN, from the coding sequence ATGAAATTTTTTATAGATACAGCTAATTTAGAAGAAATTGATGAAGCAAGATCATTGGGTATGTTGGATGGTGTTACAACAAATCCATCTTTAATATCAAAAGAATCTGTATCCAATCAAAGAGATGTTCACAAACATTATATATCTATATGTAAACGTTTAAAAAATGACGAAAATGTAAGTATAGAAGTCATTAGCACTAGTTATCATGATATGGTAAAAGAAGGAGAAGAATTAGCTCTTCTACATCCAAAAATTGTAGTAAAAATACCCATAACAAAAAATGGAATTAGAGCTATTAAACATTTTTATAATAAAAAAATAAAAACTAATTGCACTCTTATTTTTTCTATGGGACAAGCTCTATTAGCGGCTAAAGCTGGAGCTAGTTATATTTCTCCATTTTTAGGTAGATTAGATGATGTATCTTATAACGGATTAAATTTAATACAAAACATAAAAAATGTGTATGATACTTACCATTTTAAAACAAAAATATTAGCAGCTTCTATACGGAATCCTTTACATATTACAGAATGTTCTAAAATTGGAATACATGCCGTGACTTCTCCTATAAATGTCATTCGTTCTTTATTGAATCATCCATTAACTGATATAGGATTGAATAAGTTTATAAAAGATTTTCAGAATAAAATAAATTAA